The proteins below come from a single Lepidochelys kempii isolate rLepKem1 chromosome 20, rLepKem1.hap2, whole genome shotgun sequence genomic window:
- the DAZAP2 gene encoding DAZ-associated protein 2 codes for MNSKGQYPTQPSYPVQPPGNPSVYPQTIPLPQAPPYTDAPPAYSELYRPSFVHPGAATVPTVSAAYPGTSLYLPMAQSVAVGPMGSSVPMAYYPVGPVYPPGSTVLVEGGFDAGARFGAGATGSVPPPPPGCPPNAAQLAAMQGANVLVTQRKGSYFMGGSDGGYTIW; via the exons ATGAACAGCAAAG GTCAATATCCGACACAGCCATCCTACCCAGTGCAACCTCCTGGTAATCCTTCTGTGTACCCACAGACAATACCTCTTCCTCAAGCGCCACCTTATACTGATGCACCTCCTGCTTACTCTGAG CTCTATCGTCCAAGCTTTGTGCATCCAGGGGCTGCCACTGTACCTACTGTGTCTGCTGCATATCCTGGTACTTCTCTGTACCTACCCATGGCACAGTCTGTGGCTGTTGGCCCAATGGGCTCTTCAGTTCCAATGGCATATTATCCTGTCGGTCCCGTCTACCCTCCTGGGTCAACTGTCCTTGTTGAAGGTGGTTTTGATGCCGGAGCAAGGTTTGGGGCTGGTGCTACTGGTAGTGTTCCT CCACCCCCTCCTGGCTGCCCTCCCAATGCAGCTCAGCTGGCAGCCATGCAGGGTGCCAATGTGTTAGTGACGCAACGGAAGGGAAGCTACTTCATGGGGGGCTCGGATGGTGGCTACACTATCTGGTGA